One segment of Patescibacteria group bacterium DNA contains the following:
- a CDS encoding cytochrome c biogenesis CcdA family protein, translating into MKKIIYLIVLLSMFWPALTLAQYSPVGDDQNIYYYSATCPHCLKVHEFFDQYDILKKYNIIEKEVSQNPKNAKEFYDLCVAKSVPPEDIGVPYLHFEGQCLSGDQPIIDFFKVKLGLIGDDSSKTVAVSTNSPHKLTVWAVTVAALADSINPCAFSVMIFLMLSLLAIGAKKRMLKVGITYVITVYVVYLAAGLGLLAALQWLSVISKYVLWLAAGLAIIAGLINIKDFFWYGQGITLAIPEGKRSLLEKYIKHASLPAAIVLGFLVALFELPCTGGFYLAILALLAQETTYWSGVVYLLFYNVVFVAPLFIILAIVYKGVSPQQLESWRTSKRKWLRLIMGLVLVALGLSLIFLF; encoded by the coding sequence ATGAAAAAAATCATATATCTGATTGTTTTGCTGTCAATGTTTTGGCCGGCCTTGACGCTGGCTCAATATTCGCCGGTCGGTGATGATCAGAATATTTATTATTATTCAGCCACTTGCCCGCATTGCCTTAAGGTCCACGAGTTTTTTGATCAATATGATATATTAAAAAAATACAACATCATAGAGAAGGAAGTATCGCAAAATCCCAAAAATGCCAAGGAGTTTTATGATTTGTGCGTGGCAAAGAGCGTGCCGCCCGAAGATATCGGCGTGCCTTATTTGCATTTTGAGGGCCAGTGCTTGTCCGGGGATCAGCCGATCATTGATTTTTTTAAAGTTAAATTGGGTTTGATTGGCGATGATTCGTCTAAAACCGTTGCCGTATCAACCAATAGTCCGCACAAGCTGACTGTCTGGGCGGTAACTGTGGCGGCCTTGGCTGATTCTATTAATCCCTGCGCCTTTTCGGTTATGATCTTTTTGATGCTGTCACTTCTGGCCATTGGCGCCAAGAAGCGGATGCTTAAGGTCGGTATTACTTATGTTATTACTGTTTATGTCGTTTATTTGGCGGCGGGGCTGGGTCTTTTGGCAGCCCTTCAGTGGCTTAGCGTTATTAGTAAATATGTTTTGTGGCTGGCGGCGGGGCTGGCGATTATTGCCGGACTTATTAATATCAAAGATTTTTTTTGGTACGGCCAGGGGATCACTCTGGCTATTCCCGAAGGCAAGAGGTCATTATTAGAAAAATATATCAAACACGCTTCCTTGCCGGCGGCAATTGTTTTAGGATTTTTGGTCGCCCTGTTTGAGTTGCCTTGCACTGGCGGATTCTACTTGGCCATTCTGGCGCTACTGGCGCAAGAAACCACTTATTGGAGCGGGGTGGTTTATTTGCTGTTTTATAACGTTGTTTTTGTGGCGCCCTTGTTTATTATTCTGGCGATTGTTTATAAGGGCGTATCGCCCCAACAGCTGGAATCCTGGCGTACGTCTAAACGCAAGTGGCTACGGCTCATTATGGGATTAGTGTTGGTGGCATTGGGCCTGAGTTTGATCTTTTTGTTTTAA
- a CDS encoding LUD domain-containing protein — MNRDFVYNYLSKRDTALSREDQEKLRDQIFDLKKNAAARLAELVEKAKNKLEQAGAKVYVVKDNIAATALIKELVGSSQAVKSKSNTLDKLSLKEILGDKLTETDLGAYIVSQIGGDSDHPVLPAIDLRVEEIVARFKQKGIDLPANPKELVNKLKTVIREKILSAEVGLTGVNAVTADGQIMLLENEGNISLITRLPKLHIAVANVEKVVASYDDAIKIAKAAAVWGTGQSWTSYVSFIGGPSQTADIENELITGVQGAQDLAVILIEGQSYKKVGTELESMLYCIHCGACYNLCPAWNLTLTMPKVSNNKTNSTCTLCQNCTVNCPAKIDWQNITRVYREKFTAEGKISEVNAKMLKNLKHYGNPFGEVPEGATPDELFCC, encoded by the coding sequence ATGAATCGCGATTTTGTTTACAATTATCTTAGCAAGCGAGATACCGCCTTAAGCCGTGAAGATCAGGAGAAGCTGCGCGATCAGATTTTTGATTTGAAAAAAAATGCAGCAGCCAGGCTGGCAGAATTAGTAGAAAAGGCCAAGAACAAATTAGAGCAAGCCGGCGCTAAGGTTTATGTGGTCAAGGACAATATTGCCGCTACCGCATTAATTAAAGAGTTAGTCGGCTCAAGCCAGGCAGTCAAAAGCAAGTCCAACACTTTGGATAAATTAAGTTTAAAAGAAATCCTGGGCGATAAATTGACAGAGACCGATTTGGGTGCTTATATTGTCTCGCAAATCGGCGGTGACAGCGATCATCCGGTTTTGCCGGCTATTGATTTACGGGTGGAAGAAATCGTTGCGAGATTCAAACAGAAAGGGATTGATTTGCCGGCTAACCCTAAAGAATTAGTGAATAAATTGAAAACTGTTATCAGGGAGAAGATCTTATCCGCCGAAGTGGGGTTGACCGGCGTTAACGCCGTTACCGCCGACGGGCAAATCATGCTACTTGAGAACGAAGGCAATATTTCTCTGATCACTCGTTTGCCCAAGCTGCATATTGCTGTGGCTAACGTGGAAAAAGTCGTGGCCTCGTATGACGACGCGATTAAAATTGCCAAGGCGGCTGCGGTTTGGGGGACCGGTCAGAGTTGGACGTCTTACGTGTCGTTTATTGGCGGACCGTCGCAAACAGCCGATATTGAAAACGAGTTAATTACCGGTGTGCAAGGAGCTCAGGATTTGGCGGTAATTCTGATTGAAGGGCAATCCTATAAAAAAGTTGGCACCGAGTTGGAAAGTATGTTATACTGTATCCATTGTGGAGCTTGTTATAACCTTTGCCCGGCTTGGAATCTGACTTTGACCATGCCCAAGGTCTCAAACAATAAAACTAATTCTACTTGCACTCTGTGCCAGAATTGCACAGTCAACTGTCCGGCCAAGATTGATTGGCAGAATATTACCAGAGTTTATCGCGAGAAATTTACCGCCGAAGGCAAGATTAGCGAGGTTAATGCCAAAATGCTTAAAAACTTAAAGCACTACGGCAATCCTTTCGGCGAAGTCCCAGAAGGTGCTACACCAGATGAGCTATTTTGCTGTTAA
- a CDS encoding ZIP family metal transporter: MVVSNLLWSILAVAVVSLLSFSGALSLFLNEKRLNKILIYFVSFAAGSMIGAAFFHLLPEVLETIPSLDVFIAVLVGFSLFFVLERFLRWHHCHNEECETHSHLGWLNLIGDGFHNMIDGMVIFASFLGGPALGIPVTLSIILHEIPQELGDFAVLLYSGFTKKRALFYNLLSACMAFIGILLGWMFYRQSELISALLLPFAAGGFIYIASSDLIPELHKDKNLTRAVLSYVLFILALIFMYFMKVLFE; this comes from the coding sequence ATGGTTGTATCAAATCTTTTATGGTCAATCTTGGCAGTAGCCGTTGTCAGTTTATTGTCATTTTCCGGCGCGCTCAGTCTGTTTCTTAATGAAAAGCGGTTGAACAAGATTTTGATTTATTTTGTATCTTTCGCGGCCGGATCAATGATCGGCGCCGCCTTTTTCCATCTGTTGCCTGAAGTTTTGGAAACTATCCCTTCGTTAGATGTTTTTATTGCCGTCCTAGTCGGCTTTTCGCTTTTTTTCGTTTTGGAAAGATTTCTGCGTTGGCATCATTGCCATAATGAAGAATGCGAAACACACAGCCATTTGGGTTGGCTCAATCTTATCGGTGACGGTTTCCATAACATGATTGACGGTATGGTGATATTCGCTTCTTTTTTGGGCGGTCCGGCTCTGGGCATACCTGTAACCCTGTCAATCATCCTTCATGAGATTCCTCAAGAGCTGGGTGATTTTGCCGTTCTGTTGTATTCCGGATTCACCAAAAAACGCGCTTTATTCTATAATCTACTTTCCGCCTGCATGGCTTTTATCGGCATATTATTGGGCTGGATGTTTTACCGGCAAAGCGAATTGATTTCCGCCTTGCTTTTGCCTTTTGCTGCCGGTGGTTTTATTTATATCGCTTCCTCGGATTTGATTCCCGAATTGCATAAGGATAAAAATCTGACCCGCGCCGTCCTATCTTATGTTCTATTCATCCTGGCTTTGATTTTTATGTACTTTATGAAAGTGCTGTTTGAGTAA
- a CDS encoding (Fe-S)-binding protein, with protein MSFLDKVLKSSGNTLYYPGCLTKYVAKDIFDNYKKLLEMCGEDPIVLPDKEVCCGSPAINAGFKAEAESLAEKNLQLFKQYNITKIITGCPACYRVFSHEYPKILSDLWDIEVEHMTTYLLKKLKSGKLNLPAAKIKATYHDPCHLGRHGRIYEEPRELLKLLGVDLQEMVLNREHAFCCGAGGGVQSNHKELAEKIATERVSQAVDTAAEYLVTPCPMCTYNLRNGVGDKIKVVEFSEVLLGKI; from the coding sequence ATGTCTTTTTTAGATAAAGTCTTAAAATCTTCCGGCAATACCTTATATTATCCCGGCTGCCTGACCAAATACGTGGCTAAGGATATTTTTGATAATTACAAAAAACTATTGGAAATGTGCGGAGAGGATCCCATTGTTCTGCCGGATAAGGAGGTTTGCTGCGGTTCGCCGGCCATTAATGCCGGTTTTAAGGCCGAGGCCGAATCTTTAGCCGAGAAAAATCTGCAATTGTTCAAGCAGTATAATATTACAAAAATCATTACGGGCTGTCCGGCTTGCTATCGCGTATTCAGCCATGAATATCCTAAAATTCTGTCAGACTTGTGGGATATTGAGGTTGAGCACATGACTACTTATCTACTGAAGAAATTGAAAAGTGGGAAACTGAATTTGCCGGCAGCAAAAATCAAAGCCACTTACCATGATCCCTGCCATTTGGGGCGGCATGGCCGGATTTATGAGGAACCGCGGGAATTGCTTAAACTTCTGGGCGTTGATTTGCAAGAGATGGTACTGAACCGCGAACATGCTTTTTGTTGCGGAGCGGGCGGGGGAGTGCAATCCAATCATAAGGAATTGGCGGAAAAGATCGCAACCGAGCGAGTGAGTCAAGCCGTGGACACAGCTGCCGAATATTTAGTTACGCCTTGCCCTATGTGTACCTATAATTTGCGCAATGGCGTGGGCGATAAAATTAAAGTCGTAGAGTTTTCCGAAGTGCTATTAGGAAAAATATAA